One stretch of Euphorbia lathyris chromosome 7, ddEupLath1.1, whole genome shotgun sequence DNA includes these proteins:
- the LOC136234853 gene encoding molybdopterin synthase sulfur carrier subunit, which produces MEIVTQNGSGKQFDESDTSVKIKVLFFARAREVTGLSEMPLAVSSGTTTNECLNKLVAKFPGLDEIRSCIVLALNEEYATESTVVKEKDELAIIPPISGG; this is translated from the coding sequence ATGGAGATCGTCACTCAAAATGGCAGtggaaaacagtttgatgaaagTGATACATCTGTGAAAATAAAGGTCTTATTCTTCGCTAGAGCTCGAGAAGTAACCGGGTTGTCTGAGATGCCATTAGCAGTGTCATCTGGTACTACTACCAACGAGTGTTTAAACAAGCTTGTTGCTAAGTTCCCAGGGCTAGATGAGATACGCAGCTGCATAGTTCTAGCTCTAAACGAAGAGTACGCAACCGAGTCGACAGTGGTTAAAGAAAAAGATGAGTTAGCTATTATACCTCCCATCAGTGGTGGCTAA
- the LOC136201262 gene encoding LRR receptor-like serine/threonine-protein kinase GSO1 gives MNLFLISFLSILSLTSFKLISASCHVDDETGLLAFKSGITHDPSGLLTSWKQGTDCCTWSSISCSDANRVTSLYLIVQPDNPNIFLSGTISPLLSKVQNLDTIYFRNLRNLTGTFPTFLFGLPKLKYVYIEDNMLSGQIPASIGNLTQLVGLSLAGNRFTGSIPSSISELTQLTQLLLGDNLLTGEIPYGISKIKTLNYLSLELNILSGPIPDFFSSFTNLRYLELSHNRFSGEIPASLSTLASKLAFLELGFNKLSGKIPDFLGSFTILDTLDLSWNNLSGTVPKTFGNLTKIFNLDLSHNSLTDPFPAMNVKGIESLDLSYNEFHLQQIPNWVTSSPIIYKLGLAKCGIKMKLDDWKPKQTYFYDYIDLGDNEISGSPIWLVNKTDHLIGFRATGNKLKFDLGKLRFGERLKYLNLGRNSVYGKVPKNITRLNYVDVSYNHLCGELPPNKFTAASFVGNDCLCGSPLAPCKL, from the coding sequence ATGAACCTCTTTCTAATTTCCTTCTTATCCATTCTTTCTCTTACCTCCTTCAAACTCATTTCAGCTTCCTGCCACGTGGACGATGAAACCGGTCTCTTAGCATTCAAGTCGGGTATAACCCACGACCCATCCGGCCTGCTAACCTCTTGGAAACAGGGCACCGACTGCTGTACTTGGTCCAGTATATCTTGCTCCGATGCTAATCGGGTCACCTCCTTATACCTTATCGTGCAACCGGATAATCCCAATATCTTCTTATCCGGTACTATCTCACCATTGTTATCAAAAGTGCAAAATCTCGATACCATTTACTTTCGAAATTTGAGAAATCTCACGGGTACTTTCCCCACTTTTCTTTTCGGGTTACCCAAACTCAAATATGTATACATTGAAGACAATATGCTTTCGGGTCAAATACCCGCTTCCATAGGCAATCTAACCCAACTCGTAGGGCTGAGTTTAGCTGGGAACCGGTTCACTGGGTCGATACCGAGTTCAATCTCCGAGTTAACTCAGTTAACTCAGCTACTACTCGGAGACAATTTGCTCACCGGTGAAATCCCATATGGGATTAGCAAGATTAAGACTTTGAATTACCTTAGTCTCGAATTGAACATACTTTCCGGCCCAATTCCTGATTTTTTCTCATCATTCACTAATCTGAGATATCTTGAACTTTCCCACAACAGATTTTCCGGGGAAATCCCAGCTTCATTATCAACATTAGCATCAAAATTAGCCTTTCTAGAGCTAGGGTTCAATAAATTATCAGGAAAAATCCCAGATTTTCTTGGTTCTTTCACAATACTAGATACACTAGATCTTTCATGGAACAATTTGAGTGGAACAGTACCAAAAACATTTGGGAATCTGACAAAAATCTTCAACCTTGATCTTTCTCATAATTCTCTTACAGACCCATTTCCGGCGATGAATGTGAAAGGAATCGAATCACTTGATTTATCGTACAATGAATTCCATCTGCAACAAATACCCAATTGGGTGACTTCTTCTCCTATCATATACAAATTAGGGCTTGCAAAATGTGGAATAAAGATGAAGTTAGATGATTGGAAGCCAAAGCAGACATATTTCTATGATTACATTGATTTGGGTGATAATGAAATATCAGGAAGTCCAATTTGGTTGGTGAACAAGACTGATCATTTGATTGGGTTTAGAGCAACTGGGAACAAGCTGAAGTTTGATTTGGGGAAATTGAGGTTTGGGGAGAgattgaaatatttgaatttgggAAGGAATTCGGTGTATGGAAAAGTACCAAAGAACATAACAAGGTTGAATTATGTGGATGTGAGTTATAATCATCTCTGTGGAGAGCTTCCACCAAATAAATTCACAGCAGCTTCATTTGTTGGAAATGATTGTCTTTGTGGTTCTCCACTTGCTCCTTGCAAACTCTAG
- the LOC136200737 gene encoding receptor-like protein 12 gives MNFFLISFLSILSLASFKLISASCHVDDETGLLAFKSGITHDPSGMLTSWKRGTDCCTWPGISCLDANRVNSISLSGQPDKPNAFLSGTISPLLVKLQNLDGIYFLDLRNITGTFPDVLFRLPKLKYVYIENNMLSGQIPTSIGNLTQLYALSLVGNRFIGSIPSSISKLTQLNQLKLGHNFLTGEIPYGISKIKTLNYLSLEFNKLSGPIPDFFSSFTNLRYLELSHNRFSGKIPASLSTLASKLAFLELGFNKLSGKIPDFLGSFTILDTLDLSWNNFSGTVPKTFGNLTKIFNLDLSHNSLKDPFPTMNVKGIESLDLSYNEFHLQQIPNWVTSSPIIYKLGLAKCGIKLKLDDWKPKQTYFYDYIDLGDNEISGSPIWLVNKTDYLIGFRASGNKLKFDLGKLRFGERLKYLNLGRNLMYGKVPKNITRLNSVDVSYNHLCGELPPTKFTAASFVGNDWLCGSPLAPCKL, from the coding sequence ATGAACTTCTTTTTAATTTCCTTCCTATCTATTCTTTCTCTTGCCTCCTTCAAACTCATTTCAGCTTCCTGCCACGTGGACGATGAAACCGGTCTCTTAGCATTCAAGTCGGGTATCACCCATGACCCATCCGGCATGCTCACCTCTTGGAAACGGGGCACCGACTGCTGTACTTGGCCGGGTATATCTTGCCTTGATGCCAACCGGGTCAATTCCATATCTCTTTCCGGGCAACCTGATAAACCCAATGCCTTCTTATCAGGTACAATCTCACCATTGTTAGTAAAACTACAAAATCTTGATGGCATTTACTTTCTAGATTTGAGGAATATTACCGGAACTTTCCCGGATGTTCTTTTCAGGTTACCCAAACTCAAATATGTATACATTGAAAACAATATGCTTTCGGGTCAAATACCCACTTCCATAGGCAATCTAACTCAACTCTACGCACTGAGTTTAGTTGGAAACCGGTTCATTGGGTCAATACCGAGTTCAATCTCCAAGTTAACTCAGTTAAATCAACTCAAACTCGGTCACAATTTTCTCACTGGTGAAATCCCATATGGAATTAGCAAGATAAAGACTTTGAATTACCTTAGTCtcgaattcaacaaactttccGGCCCAATTCCTGATTTTTTCTCATCATTCACTAATCTGAGATATCTCGAACTTTCCCACAACAGATTTTCCGGGAAAATCCCAGCTTCATTATCAACATTAGCATCAAAATTAGCCTTTCTAGAGCTGGGATTCAATAAATTATCAGGAAAAATCCCAGATTTTCTTGGTTCTTTCACAATACTTGATACACTAGATCTTTCATGGAACAATTTCAGTGGAACAGTACCAAAAACATTTGGGAATCTGACAAAAATCTTCAACCTTGATCTCTCTCATAATTCTCTTAAAGACCCATTTCCGACAATGAATGTGAAAGGAATCGAATCACTTGATTTGTCGTACAATGAATTCCATCTTCAACAAATACCCAATTGGGTGACTTCTTCTCCTATCATATACAAATTGGGGCTTGCAAAATGTGGAATAAAGTTGAAGTTAGATGATTGGAAGCCAAAGCAGACATATTTCTATGATTACATTGATTTGGGTGATAATGAAATATCAGGAAGTCCAATTTGGTTGGTGAACAAGACTGATTATTTGATTGGGTTCCGAGCATCTGGGAACAAGCTCAAGTTTGATTTGGGGAAATTAAGATTTGGGGAGAGATTGAAGTATTTGAATTTGGGAAGAAATTTGATGTATGGGAAAGTACCAAAGAACATAACAAGGCTGAATAGTGTGGATGTGAGTTATAATCATCTTTGTGGAGAACTTCCACCAACTAAATTCACAGCAGCTTCATTTGTTGGAAATGACTGGCTTTGTGGTTCTCCACTTGCTCCTTGCAAACTCTAG
- the LOC136201223 gene encoding cell wall / vacuolar inhibitor of fructosidase 1-like, with protein sequence MKLFLIILTTLIFPIHASIIGSELIDQTCKRTPYYELCVWSLLSNPQSFNTDINGLAKIMVYSIEAKASRGIHRINNILEHGQSIKAKDRQRLKDCGNRYRAIIKGDVPESIEAIRTGNYKFAEEGSFDAANEAMSCEEEFIGGSSPLSDTNVAVHDLSIVAASIVKIIINS encoded by the coding sequence ATGAAGCTTTTCCTGATAATCCTAACAACACTGATCTTCCCAATCCACGCTTCAATCATCGGCAGCGAATTAATCGACCAAACCTGCAAAAGAACACCATACTACGAACTCTGCGTATGGTCACTTCTATCAAACCCCCAAAGCTTCAACACCGACATCAATGGCCTAGCAAAGATCATGGTGTACAGCATTGAAGCTAAAGCAAGCAGAGGGATTCACCGAATTAATAACATACTTGAACATGGGCAAAGTATAAAGGCGAAAGATAGGCAGAGATTGAAAGATTGTGGGAATCGTTATAGGGCGATTATAAAGGGAGATGTTCCTGAATCAATTGAAGCAATTCGAACTGGGAATTATAAGTTTGCTGAAGAAGGTAGTTTTGATGCTGCTAATGAAGCTATGTCTTGTGAGGAAGAGTTTATTGGTGGTTCTTCGCCTCTTTCTGATACTAATGTTGCTGTTCATGATCTTTCTATTGTTGCTGCTTCCATTGTTAAGATCATTATCAACAGTTGA
- the LOC136200713 gene encoding GTP-binding protein At2g22870, whose translation MNFKSRGYGEERNEKRKVGLSNLDRKRKRITAAYQHVDGEMIRNTKKKGLFIKGGKKQMKADSSNGKISGGPPRSIWVSGRTKAVTSRTNHPSLDVMNETEIGKSSSKVKEAGKFKKQSRSKSDVSSATSPYKTVGNKQCLNDGDTEMNDQPKKRKKKNKIRLDPNDVSNKRLDDRIVSDTASTLERNKDIEREAEISKNAQFRSIQPSPSILSFVEDNLLGRRRLIDLKRAGYNIELSAPLDNIPLSTSSDRERVEENVFRNKLEFFAAAKVSSSFPPPDLPEIAFAGRSNVGKSSMLNALTRQWGVARTSDKPGLTQTINFFKLGPKVCLVDLPGYGFAYAKEEVKDAWEDLVKEYVSTRVGLKRVCLLIDTKWGMKPRDYELIRLMERSETKYQVVLTKTDVVFPIDVARRAMQIEESLKANKSIVQPVMMVSSRSGAGIRSLRTVLSKIARFAKL comes from the exons ATGAATTTCAAATCAAGAGGTTATGGTGAAGAGAGGAATGAGAAGCGAAAGGTAGGTCTTTCTAATTTAGATAGGAAAAGGAAGAGAATTACTGCTGCTTATCAGCATGTGGACGGGGAAATGATACGCAACACAAAGAAAAAGGGTTTATTTATTAAAGGAGGCAAAAAACAGATGAAAGCTGACTCTTCTAATGGGAAAATTAGCGGAGGGCCTCCTCGCTCAATATGGGTCTCTGGTAGAACGAAAGCTGTCACTTCACGAACAAACCATCCTTCTCTTGATGTTATGAATGAAACAGAAATTGGTAAAAGTAGCAGCAAGGTAAAGGAGGCAGGTAAATTCAAGAAACAATCCAGAAGCAAATCTGATGTATCTTCTGCAACTTctccatataaaactgttgggAACAAACAATGTCTTAATGATGGTGATACGGAGATGAACGACCAgccaaagaagaggaagaagaagaacaaaatTCGGTTAGATCCAAATGATGTTTCAAATAAACGGCTAGATGACAGAATAGTTTCTGATACTG CGAGTACACTAGAGAGGAATAAAGATATTGAGAGAGAAGCTGAAATATCTAAAAATGCACAATTCCGATCAATACAACCTAGTCCTTCTATCCTTTCCTTTGTGGAAGATAAT TTGTTAGGCCGAAGACGACTAATTGATCTAAAAAGGGCAGGATATAACATTGAGCTTTCAGCACCGCTAGACAATATCCCCTTGTCTACCAGCTCTGACAGAGAACGCGTAGAAGAAAat GTTTTCAGGAATAAATTAGAATTTTTTGCTGCTGCAAAAGTTTCATCTTCATTTCCTCCTCCTGATCTTCCAGAAATTGCATTTGCAG GAAGGTCAAATGTTGGAAAGTCATCCATGCTTAATGCACTTACTAGGCAATGGGGTGTTGCACGGACATCAGACAAGCCAGGCCTTACTCAG ACTATCAATTTCTTTAAGCTGGGGCCAAAGGTGTGCTTGGTTGATTTGCCTGGTTATGGGTTTGCTTATGCAAAAGAGGAAGTTAAAGATGCTTGGGAGGATCTT GTGAAGGAGTATGTTTCCACCAGAGTTGGTCTGAAGAGAGTATGTCTTCTTATTGACACAAAATGGGGAATGAAACCAAGAGATTATGAACTCATCAGATTGATGGAGAG ATCTGAGACAAAATACCAAGTTGTATTGACGAAGACAGATGTGGTATTCCCTATCGATGTGGCACGCCGTGCAATGCAAATTGAAGAG AGCCTCAAGGCAAACAAGTCTATAGTACAACCTGTG ATGATGGTCAGCTCGAGATCTGGAGCTGGTATCCGAAGTTTAAGAACAGTTCTATCGAAGATTGCTCGGTTTGCCAAGCTCTAA